A segment of the Odoribacter splanchnicus DSM 20712 genome:
AACCCTGGACGGTGGTATTTTCGATGACCAGGTCGATCTGGATTACCTGGAAGAGGAAATCAGCCGTTATTATTCGAATATCGTCGGGAAATACGGTATGCCGGCACAAACAGCCCTGAAGAAATTGAATACACTCACTTTCAACACGATATGTGCCACCCATGGTCCGATCTGGCGCTCACATGTGTGTGATATCATCGCTAAATATGAAAAATGGAGTAAATACGAAACCGAAGAAGGAGTGGTGATCGCTTTCAGCAGTATGTACGGTCACACGGAGCAGATGGCGGACACGATCGGACGTTTCCTCGCCGAACAAGGCGTTAAAAAGATACGGATCCACGACACTTCGAAGACACATCCTTCTTATATCATCAACGATATTTTCCGCTACAAAGGAGTGATCCTCGGCAGTTGTGCCTATAACGGCGGTATCTTCCCAACTATGGAAACCCTGTTGTGCGAACTGGAAAATATGGGCATTAAAAATCACCTTCTGGCCTATTTCGGTAATAAAACCTGGGGAGGCGGAGCCATCCCCCGACTGAAAGCTTTTGCAGAAAAAATGAAGTGGGAAGTGGTAGCAGAACCCAATGAAGCACTCGGAGCTATGAAATCTTCCGACATCGAGCAATGTAAAGCTATCGCCCAAGCTATGGCAGAAAAAATTAAAAAGAGTTGATAAGTTGATGAGTTAAAAGAGTTGCTAAGTTACTGAGTAACTAAGATATGAGTTGGAGAAGTTAAAAGAATTATTAAGTTGAGAAGAGTTTATAATCCCCATACTTATTTCAATTCAGTGTAATTTTATTGAAAACTTATTTAACTCAGCAACTCTTTTAACTCAGTAACTCAGCAACTCTCCAAGAAGATTGTTACTGTTATCCCCAATCCGAATTTTTTCTGGTCATAGATGAATGTAGCCGACGTCTTTTCACCTATTCCCAAAATCCCCCAAAACCGAAACCAGGCTCCCTTAACTAATATAACTTGTAATCCTTTTTAAAACTTTATTCATTATCTGATTTTAAGCTGTAACTAATCAGCTCGTCCTCCGTCCTACATGTGATATCTCGGTTTTTGACCGGATCAAATGGACCACCAGGTTACAAATGAATAAAATCAAGCATATGAATAAAACTCTACTTTTCCTGCTGTTAGCAGGACTCCTGATTTCCTGTAAACCCACTCCCCCATCCGGAGATAACGGGGAGATCGTTCCCCTGACTTCGGAATGTTTGTTAAAAAACAGTGACCTATATATGAAATATCCATATAAAATAAAAGTACAGGATTCTATAATGTGTATTTGGGACCTGCATGGAGGAGATCGGTTCTATCATCTCTATTCTTATCCTGAGCTGCAATTCATCACTTCCTTTGCCGTGAACGGCCGCGGGCCGGAAGAATATATTTCGACAGGGGGATTTTGTATGGACAAGCAACATATTTATGTTTTCGACACTAGCCGGGCCCGCCTTTCGATCTTCCGGAAAGACAGTCTGATGCAACAACGCATTTCCCCTGCCCGGATAATCGACTACCCTCAAGCCGGCATTCCGATACTGAATTTTTGCCGGACGGACCAAGGGTTTGCCTTGCTCAATTTCGACGGACCGGAACGGATTGCATTTATCGATACTTGTGGACATCTGCTGAACAAAAAATACGAGATTCCGTGGGGAAATACCGCAAAAAACAAAGCCTACCCGACGATGACAGCCTCACTATGGAACTCTTATCTCGACTATAATCCCGACAATCACCTATTAGTCCTTGTCACCCAAAACGGAGAATTACTGGAAATCCATAACCTGGCGTCGGATTCTTCCCGGTTCATTGTCGGCAAAGGAGGTGAACCTGATTTTTTGAGTGATAAAAACGGACTCCTTGTCGGCAAAATCAAGGGTTATCAGGATGTACAAGTCGGGAAAAAAGCCATCTACACCTTATTCTCGGGCACCGATCACCAAGAAGAACTCAAAAAAATGATGAAGGGGCAGCCTACTCCTGATGGTGGCAATTTGTTTTTAGTATACGACCTCGACGGTAAGCTGATCCGGAAATTTTTGCTCGATCACTATACCAATGGTATAGATGTCCACGAAGACAGCAATATACTTTATACCGTAAGTTCTTCTGAAGAAAATGCAATCAACAAATATCGGTTACCACTCTGATAGCCTATTACTGAAAATCTATGAAAAAAATTTTTTATTACCTTTTGCCTCTCTTCTTGTTGAGTCAGTCCGGAACAGCCCAACAAGATTCATTGACTTTACGGATTACAGACGAAAAAGGCCAGATCATCATCGGAGCCGTAGTCCTGCAATATCCCGAATCGTATCTTCTCGGAGCCTCTAATGAAAAAGGTGAGGTAGAAATAAAGGGGCTCCATATCCCCGCTCGGCAACAACTCGTTTTTCAATGCCTGGGATATGAGATGAAAGCCCTGCCTTTTCAAGAAGTGAAACAACATCCGAACGTCCGGTTAAAAGAAAAAATCACCGAATTGCCCGAAGCAGTAGTCCTCGCACAACCACTGCCTCGACTTCTCGCTCTCACTCACAAACAACTTTACAAAAAATACCCGGCGAAAAAAGAATATGTCCGGTATTATGCCCCTGCCTCCTACTATAAATCGGTAGAATGTAAAGGCCATTGCGTAAATCTACGCCATGAATACGGGCTTTTCATTTGATGAAAGCCCAAACGGCCAGAACCATCCTTTTCAATCACTTTTTTAAACCCTAATCCGTCATGATAAAAGTCTTTATCTACAGCTGTCTGCTCCTCGTTTTCCTCATAAATTGTAAAAGCAACATCCCGGAAGCCCGGAATAAGACCGATTATTCACAAATTACTCATTATTCGTCACGTTCCGCTCATCCGATATCTTCCGTCAATTTCGATACCATACGAATCGATGCCGGTAATGAAAACGAAATGACTTCCCTGCTAGGGAGTTTTCTTTTTCTGGGAGATACCCTTTGTTTTGCCGACCGGGAACAATCTACCCTATTCCTCTACGATCGGGACGGGCGTTTTTTGGGTACCCATCTATCCTACGGAAGAGGTCCGCAGGAAATACAGGGGATCTATGAGATTACCGCACTCCCACAAGGAGGTTATGCAATTATAAACGACTGGCATTTGAATATTTTCGATCAAAGTTGGGGAGGGAAACAACAGTTACGGATCGACTGGCAAAACGATAAAACCCCCGAAATCCTGCTCGCTTCTCCAGGTCCTGACGAAAGTGGAATTTACGAAATTGAACACTTTACCGGTCGATTATGCCCACTGGGAAACTATCTGGCCATCGCTATCGTTACCGACTGTATTACTTACAACGGTTTCCGTTCGAACAGCCAGGCAGCTCATTTTTATGAAAACAGTTATACCCTGGGACTCATCGATCCCCGTACCGGCAAAGTAGAACGGATGATGTGTACCCATTCTCCCATTTATAAACAGTACCGTTATATTCCTAATTTCAAGTCGATTCTATTCGATACCGATACAGAAAATACCTTATTTTATTCTTTCCAGATCGACTCCCTGATCTATCAAACGGACTTTAAGAACAATACCCTGCAATCTTTCGGCCTAGCCGGCCATCCGATGAATACGGATTACAGAGAAACCAATACTTTCGAAGAAGCCACTAACAATTACAAGGAAGATTATAAAAAATTCGGTTCTTACCGTTACCTGAAATACATCCCTGAAACCAAAGTCCTGTTCAGAAACTTTTATCATGGAGAACCTTCTTGCGGGGAAACCGTTCAAGCCTATAAAAATCAGACCCTGGTAGCAGAATTCAATGTACCCGACAACTTTCGGATATTCGGTTATTCAGCCCCTTATTACTATGCGTATGGCAAACCAGATCTCGACACCGAAAATATGATTATTTACAAATTCAAATTGGAAATTTAAACACGATTGACAAAACTTTTCTAATTTTGCATTCATAAATAGAAAACATCTATCGATTATGGTAAAATTTTTTAGTATTTGCCTGGTGGTATTACTCCTCTGTAGTTGCCATTCACGCCGGAAAGAAATAGCTCGAATCGTTGAAGAATGGAAAAATAAAGAAGTTATTTTTCCGGATCCCTTATTGGTAAAAGTACAAGGGCGGGATACCATCCTCCCGGATTTTCAGGAACGCAAATATAAAATCCTGAATTACATCGACACCAGTGGTTGTACGGAATGCCGGATGAAACTGGCCGAATGGCAATTATTGAAACAGGAAATCGATAGTCTGGGCTACGATGTCGACATCCTATTCGTTGCCTGGGTCCACAATTACGACGAATTGGAAATCCTGCAACGTGCCAATCGTTGTCAGCTACCCTTCCTATACGATCCGCAGGGGGATATGCAAAAAATCAACCAGTTTCCTGCCGAACCGGCTTTCCAAACTTTCCTGCTCGATTCGCTCAACCGGGTCCTGCTTATCGGTAGTCCGGTCGAAAACGATAAAATCTGGACCCTCTACCAACGTTCCCTCTCCTCTTTAAACTCCGGGATTCCAGGCCGGAATCCCTAGCGGGTCACTTTGAGCATATAGCCGTTAAATTTGTCAGTGACAATGGAAGCCGAAGTCAGTGAAATTTTATGCCGTAGAATACTGATGTATTTATTCAACTGCAAATGCAATTTATAATCATCCTTATCCCATCCTGCTTTGATCAATAATTCACGGGAAACTGTTTTCTCGCGGTTACGGCAAAGCATGGTAAAGATTTTAAATTCCAATCCCACCAATTTTTCTTTTCTTTCTCCGATCCATAATTCTCCGGAAAGCAGATCGAAAAATGATTTTTCTCCCAAGCAGATTTTATCACTGCCATTTTTACTTAGACAATTATACACCTGTGCTGCCACAACGGCAGGCGCGCAATTTTTCACCAGATAGGTATAGGCGCCACTTTCGAGTCCACGCATCTGGTTGGCTTCATCCCCTAACGAACTGTAGATCACTATCGGTGTATAGTGGTCGGTAAGCCGGATAATTTGCAGCACCTCAAACCCATTATGACCAGGCATATCGACATCCAGCAAAACAACATTCGGTTGCCGCTCCCGGAACAGCTTCAGTGCCTCCGTCCCATTGGTAGCTACGATTACTTCAAATCCCCTCTCTTCGAGTTGCTCCGCAACCTCCATCACAGTCAGAGGATCATCCTCTGCATATAAAACCTTCAATTTTTCCATGATACCTGTGGTAAAATAATTAAAAACTTGCTACCGTTTCCTATTTCACTCTCTATATGTATTTTCCCTCCGTAAGCACAAACCACTTTATGTACGAAGGTCAACCCCAAACCAAATCCTGTTGTTTTCGTGACTTGCTGATTTCTGACACGATAGAATTGTTTAAAAATCTGTTTTTGATCTTTAGGTGCAATTCCCATGCCATTGTCTTCAACAACCAAAATATAATCAGTCCCCTCTTCATAGAAATTAATTTTAACGACCGGATGAGCTCCTCCATATTTAATAGCATTGTCCACTAAATTGATAACAATATAATTGAAATATATTTTATCGAGGCAAGGGTATCCGAGTCCTTCGGCAATGTGATACTCCACCCGGGCATGTTTTCGGATCATCGTAAACATTTCTGTGATCATCTCCAATTCCAGTTGCAGGTCGATCGGTTCGCGTTCCACCTCCAAAACCGAAGTTTTTAAAGAGGTCAGCATAGTATCGGTAATATCGGCCATCTTCATCAAACGTGCCTTTATCATCCCTAACTTTACTTCATCTGTAGGACATAAAACAGATTCCTTCCGTTTCAACATCCCTCCTATCGCCGAAATCATCGTAGCTAAAGGCTTTTTCAGCTCATGTTCCAAATGGGCAATTCCCATGGTCTGTACCCGTACACTTCTTAGCGTCATCTTTATCGAATTCCATTGCCAGACTAAACAAATAACGAAACCAATCAGAAAAAGTAATTCAATCCATAATACTCCTTTAAGGGCTCGGAAAACGAAAGGAAGTTTGAAGGAGGCCGTGATTTGGTGTTTGTAATCGTATCCTAAATTTAGCGGAGAAGTAGTAATACTATTAGGTTCTACATTAAGCTTATCTGACAATAATAACTTATTTCCATCTAACCCCTTAATTATTAAATAAGGACTTTCAGATATACCTTTTTCTTGTAATGCTTTATGATATAAAACAGCAATCTTCTGTATATCTAAACATTTGTTCTCAAATAAACAATCATAAACAACTTGCCGGCCTAAACTAATATATTTCTCCATTGAATTAATTTTAAGCCTTTTTTCTGTATTATTGTATTTCCAACAAAATTCATCCTCATTAGCTAAACTATACCCTAATTTCAATTTCTTAATAGCAAAAGGAGCTTGATTATCCAAAAAAATCTGAATAATATCCTACAATACATAATCAGCAGTTTTTCGAAACTCATCGACTTTCATTTCACGCACTCTATACATCCATGCCCCTTGTCCTAATAATACACATATTAACAGTACCACAGATAAACGCCCCATTATACGTATTCTACTCTTCATACACCTAATTTATAGAATATTATAGAATATATTTTTTTACAAAATTAAGAATCTTTCCTAAGTTTGCCATCCGAAAACGAACAAATACTCAAAATGAAGAAAAAAGTAAAATTTTTAATTGGTGGAATAGTCTTTTCTATTTCTTTATCTATCAATTTCATTATTTCCTCAAATTCTGAAGAAACTATTTTATATTTTGATAATATAGACGCGATTGCAGAAAAAGAATCCGGAGACGATTTTACTCCTACCTGTATAAAAGCAGGTTACTTATGTACGGGCATAGACAAGAATGGTAATATGGGAACATTTGATGGATTAAGTGCTGAAATGCATAATTAAAATTAGTATGAAAAAATTACACTATATCATCATCTCTGCCCTCCTGGTTGGAGGTTGTCAATCTGATCCGAGATTAGAGAGTGAAGCTTCGCCGTTGGTACGGACGAAAGTTTCAGAGCTTTATTACGCTCAATCGGATAATATCGATTTAGAGGCATTAAACATTGTATCCCCTTCTAAATTTGTAAAGAAAGGAAACTTATATGCCATCCTGACCCCGAACAGTGCTTATCGTTTTGCCATATACGACAGTGAAAGCGGCAACGTCACCCGTTTAGTACCGGCAGGAAAAAACGAAGGTGAAGGGATGTACTATATTAGCATGAATCTACAAGGCGATATCGTTTCAGCCTTTGATTTCGGTTCCGGGCGATTGGTTGAAATCGACCTAAACGAATATGCCACGCCAGGTTACCGACCTGTTTTCACCAGTCTTGCAGAAGATGGAAAGACTCCATTCGGAGCAATCCGACTCGATGAAAGAATTTTATCCACAGGTCTCTACACTGCAGGGCGTTATTGTATTAGTCAGGCCACAGGGTACAACTCCTATAGCGTAAGTTATCCAACCTGTGCCGACCCCACTCTAACCGACACGTTAAAAAGTATTTTCTATGCCAGTAATATTTTGGCTCTGAATCCTATGCATTCCAAAGTCGCCTGTGCTAATATGCAATCCGGTTGTCTGGATATCTGTGAAATTCATGATAACGAACTGAGTCGTATCAATGAAGTCCATATGACTACCCCAAGAGTTAAATTCAACAGACATCGTCCGAAAGGTCGTGGCCTGACTCATCCGGTGACTTATTCCCGAAATAACCTGTTCGGATTCTGCGATTTGGCGGTATCGGAGAATTATATTTTCGCTCTGTATTCAGGAAGAACCCTGAAAGATTATAATCTGGATGTGGACAAAGGAAAAACAATCGTAGTATTCGATTGGAATGGTTCACATGTCCGGACTTATCAATTACAGAATGCTTGTTCAGCAATCAGCTATGATGCAGCGGACAATACAATTTATGCGCTGTCACAAGAAGGCAACAAACCTCAAATCATTACGCTGAATTTATAGATTCAAGCAGGGGATATTCTACCCGACGACGAGTATTGGAGAGAGCAAGTTGAGCAGTTAACTATTTTTTCCTAAGGGCTGCGTTTCTCGTTCCTCTCCTTTTTTATTTCTTCAGGCGAAAGTTATAATTGCCAATTATTTTTATAAATGGTATAGTCCGCAGGTCCCTCACGAAGGATTTTATTGCATTAGCCAGATCACAAAACACAACTTCTATAGTCCGAGTCATTCCACCTGTACCGACTCCACTATAACCGACACGCTAAAAAGTGTTTTATACCAGTAACATTTTGGCTCTGATCTCTACGTATTCAAGAGTGGTCTGTACCAGATACCACTGTTTACCAACAAGTTAATGATCATTTTTTAGAATGGTATATTAAAGAATATAGACTGTTTTTTAGTTAAAAAGATCTTTTCTACATTTACAGTGTAGAAACAAATAAACAACAGATGAAGAAGAAGTAAACCGTAGCTTATCACTTTAGTTATATAAAGTCAGCCGGTTAAAACTAAATACAACGCAAAGGAGAGAGCATAGTAAAAGTGGAAAAAAACATTTCCCAAGCCCACTTTTCTTGTTCCTCTCCTTTTTTAGTTCCTTCTTATCAAAATGTTTTAGCAACAAACAACTCACAATAAATAGATTATCGATTATTTTAATTTTTGGTATATTAAAGAACATAGACCATTCTTTAGAAAAAATAATCTTTTCTAAGTTTGTCATGTAAAGACAAAAACAAATAATGAAGCATAGATGATAAATGATGGGGAGAATATCAGGTAGGTGATAAAACCCTAAGATTAAATAGTTGACACACAGCAACTATTTGGTGGAGAGTGAACCGAAGTTAGATAGAAATCCCAAGTCAATCTTTCTGAAGTTCCTCTTCATTTGTTTTTAGATAACAGAAAGCGATTTTTTAAATTGCAATGGAGTCGGCAAAGTATTAACTCTAGTTTTGCAATCAAGTGATTAACAAAAATTTGGGACCAGTACGGCAGCTGGTGTTTTATTTTCATCTCCAAGATTTATGGGGTATTTTGTTTATGGGAAATGCTTTTCTCAACAGTGAGTCTTCTCATTTTTCAGATATACAGGCATTTAATCTCATTCTGTTGGGAATTCTTTATCTTACGGTAAGGATATTGTCAGGACTTTCCCAATATATTCAGCTAACGGTAGTCTTAGGGTTACTTTTCTATTTCTTAGGTGAAGCAATAGCAGGTTTCGGTCAGATCCACGATTTCGTAGCTCCCCGCCATCTTATAGCTCAGATGAGCGGCAGTTTCCAAAATTCTGAAAGCTATGACGGTCTTTTGGCTTGTCTGCTCCCGTTATCTCTTTCCCTGGCTCTCCGGGCGAACGATGCTCCGAGTAAAAGGTATCTCGTTGTACCTGTGTTATCGGGATTCTGTACATTTCTGGTGCTCACTCTAATTCCAGCCAGCATGAATCCTTGTTGCTGGTTTATTGCAGGAATAGGATGTTATGTTGTAGTTCTCTACCATTTCCGGACTTTCCGTAGCTATAAGTTATTATTACGTTGGTATCCGAAGAGGGTTATTTTCTTTACCCTACTCCTTTTTGTCCTCCTATTTAAGATCGGAGACTCGATGTACACCTCGATGAAAAATCCGGAAGCAGATTGTACTTTTTTATGGGAACAAAGCGTCGGACTTATCCGTCGATCTCCGGATCAGGGATATGGCTTAGGAAGTTTCAGCCAACTGGTATCCACTCCTCATCTTTCTGAAAAAGGTTCTATTTCGCCCGATTCTCCTGAAATATGGGCTATCGACAACCATACTTCCTACTGTTTTAACGAATATTTACGGATCACGGTAGAAAACGGAATACCAGGTCTCCTCTGGTTTCTCTTATTCCTGATCACGGCTTTTTACAATGCCCTTCGCTGCGGACAAATCGGTCTTAGCGGTTGTCTGTTAGCTTTCGGTATATTTGCTTATTTTTCGAACATTTTCGATATTATTCCTTTGAGTATAATCTTGACAATTATACCGGCACTCTGCGGTAGAAGGCTACCGTTCCTGCAACCTCATTGCAGGAAACGTCCCGCTTATTGTTCGATTTTAAGCCAATAACCCAGGGGCTTTTCGGTAAGGATATATACCGAATGATCACCTTTCAGCAATTTTCGTAAACGGCTGACCATTTTGTTGAGTTGCAGACTGCAGTTAGGGGCCTGACTATTCCAACCTGCTTTCAGTAAATCTTCGCGAGCAACCAGGGTATTGCGGTTTTTACATAGGATGGAAAATATCTTATTCTCCAACATGGTGAGGTGATAGACAACATCCGACACCCTCAGGTTACAAGCCGAAAAATCATATTCGACCTGTTTACTCAAACGGATCACTTCCTCCCCACTTCGGGCAATGCATCGCTGGATTTGGGCTAACAGCAGCGTCGGACTATAATTTTTCAGTAAGTAAACGTTAGCGCCCCATTCCAAACCTTTGATCTGTTTTTCTTCATCAATCAGGCAACTATAAATAATGACAGGTGTTTGACTATCCTGAAGCCGTATAAACTGCAAGACCTCGAGTCCGTCTTTTCCAGGCATATCCACATCAAGAACGATCAGATCGGGTTTACAGGCAATAAATTTTTCCAGGGCTTCATTGCCATCGTAGGCGACAATAACTTCATAACCATTATTCTCCAGTTTTTCCTGAACTTCCATGACTGTCATAGAATCATCTTCTGCATACAAAATTGTCATTTTCCGTTTTTATTGTGGTAATACGACGATAAAGCTGCTGCCTACTCCAACTTTGCTTTCCACCTGAATATCTCCCCCATAGGTATCCACCACCTTCCGGACAAAGGTCAATCCTAAGCCAAAGCCCGTCGTTCTACGCACGCACCTAGTATTCATCCGATAAAATGCCCGGAAAATACGCTTCTGTTCTCGTTTTGGAATGCCGATCCCATTATCTCTGACAGCGATTACAAAATTATCATTTTCTTTCCAACAATCAATGGTTACACAAGGATGATCACCACTATATTTTATAGCATTATCTACAAGGTTGACCACCATATAAAAGAAATAGACCTGATCCAGACAGGCCGAAGCAGCCTCGGGAGTGATATGAAAACTCACTTTGGCATAGGGTTTGAGTATCTCGAAAAGTTCGAGTACCATGTCCATTTCTTGTCTGACATTCAAATCGGCACACTTGAATTGGGGCATGGAATTACCACAAATCATGAGTAAAGTATCTGTCATATCAGCCATTTTGATCAATCTTACCCGCATCATTTTCAATTTCAGCTGCTCCCGTGCGGTCAGGATATCTTTGTTACTTTCCATCAGATCCTCTACTGCATTCAATAAAATCGCTATCGGTTTTTTCAGCTCATGTTCTAGATGAGCAGCCCCCATCATCTTTACTTCCGAAGTTTTCCAAAAAGTGTGAATGTAATGCCATTGCCACAATAAACTCAATATAAAACCGAGTAAAAAAATAACTTCCACCAGCAAGATACCCATAAAAGCGTTGAATACAAAAGGGAGTTCGAAGGAAGCGATCAGGTGATGCTGAAATCCGCATCCCAAATTTGCCGGCACTGCCTGAATTAACTTATCGGAGCCGGAAACTTTCCCGCAAGTGAGTAAGATATGACCTGTATTCCGGTCTGAGATGGCCCAACAAACCAACGGAGGCATAGAACGTTCGGTCAAGGCATTCCGCAATAAAGAATCGAGTCGTCTCACATCGAGCTCCCGATTCTCGTACAAATCATCATATACCAAGTGGATTTTATCCTCAGAAAACACATAGAAATGATTTACCGGAAAACATTTTTCATCTTTATTTTCTCTTAATCTCCCATTACGGAAAGAAGAATCTCTACCATAAGCCAAATACTTAAGCCCCTCGTCTGCAATATATTCCTCCGCCACTTCCGAAAGAAGATAACCTGCCCGCATTTTGAATTCTTTAACTTTCAATTCACGCACATGATAGATCCAGACTCCTTGTCCTAAGAGAAACAAGAATAACATAAGGAGCGTTAATACATTGATAATCTTTATATTATTATTCACCACATAAAAGTTTTGTAAAAAGAATATTATAGAATACTTGTTTTAGCACAAAAATATAAATCTTTTATAATTTTGCTTTTGAAAAAACAAAAAACAATATTCAAAAAAGAGAAAAAACTGACATTTATAAATAATGATATAATTATATCAGTTTTCTTATTTCAGTAAAGAAATTAATTAATTTAAAAATAATATATAAAAAATAAATACAAACAAGTAATATTTACGTGCCTACAGTTCATAAACCGACTTAACCTATTAGAAAAAGAAAAACAACATCAGAATATTTTGTAGAATTACCCATATTTCAAAATATAATGAGGTATTGAAATAGCCAGACCGGCAAGAACAAACGCTATATTTGAGTTACCTAGGATTGCCGACCTCACTATAAAGACGTTGCAAAGCGTTCTTGTTTATTCCGTAACGAAAAAAGCAAGCATTATCGCTCTTGCCCGGTCTGAGCTAATTTGAAAGTTTTATATAATGAATCAAGCAATAGAAAGCATAACTAGATGATCACTGCCGACTCATCTACATGGGAGGAAAAGAAACCAAGGAAAGTATTCCCAAGTTAATCCTTACAGGTTCTACCTCCCTTTCTTTTTGTCACTATTTCAACATATTCTTCACTTCTCCCTTCTGA
Coding sequences within it:
- a CDS encoding sensor histidine kinase; amino-acid sequence: MLFLFLLGQGVWIYHVRELKVKEFKMRAGYLLSEVAEEYIADEGLKYLAYGRDSSFRNGRLRENKDEKCFPVNHFYVFSEDKIHLVYDDLYENRELDVRRLDSLLRNALTERSMPPLVCWAISDRNTGHILLTCGKVSGSDKLIQAVPANLGCGFQHHLIASFELPFVFNAFMGILLVEVIFLLGFILSLLWQWHYIHTFWKTSEVKMMGAAHLEHELKKPIAILLNAVEDLMESNKDILTAREQLKLKMMRVRLIKMADMTDTLLMICGNSMPQFKCADLNVRQEMDMVLELFEILKPYAKVSFHITPEAASACLDQVYFFYMVVNLVDNAIKYSGDHPCVTIDCWKENDNFVIAVRDNGIGIPKREQKRIFRAFYRMNTRCVRRTTGFGLGLTFVRKVVDTYGGDIQVESKVGVGSSFIVVLPQ